The stretch of DNA CTCCGCCGCCTTCTGTTCGCATGCCGACGGTAGTTTGTGGTGACCGATAGGACCTCAGAAGGGCTGGCCGTGGCTGCTGATCTGTCGCAGATCGTGAAGGCGTACGACGTACGCGGGGTGGTCCCGGACCAGTGGGACGAGCCGCTGGCCGAACTCTTCGGGGCGGCCTTCGCCGAGGTGACCGGCGCCGACGCCCTCGTGACCGGCCACGACATGAGGCCCTCCTCGCCCGGCCTGGCCCGGGCCTTCGCCCGCGGCGCGGCACGCCACGGCGCCGACGTCACGGGGATCGGCCTGTGCTCCACGGACCAGCTGTACTACGCCTCCGGCGCCCTGGACCTGCCCGGCGCGATGTTCACGGCCTCGCACAACCCGGCCAGGTACAACGGCATCAAGATGTGCCGCGCGGGCGCGGCCCCCGTCGGCCAGGACTCCGGGCTGGCGGAGATCCGCGAACTGGTCGAGCGGTGGCTCGCCTCGGGCGCCCCCGAGCCGGCCGCCCGGCAGGGGACGATCAGCCGGCGCGACACGTTGCGTGACTACGCGGCGTACCTGCGCTCCCTCGTCGACCTGGACTCCCTCCGCCCCCTGAAGGTCGTCGTCGACGCGGGCAACGGCATGGGCGGCCACACGGTCCCGACCGTCTTCGACGGTCTGTCCGTCGACCTCGTCCCGATGTACTTCGAACTGGACGGCACCTTCCCCAACCACGAGGCCAACCCCCTGGACCCGGCCAACCTCGTCGACCTCCAGAAGCGGGTCCGCGCGGAGGGCGCCGACCTCGGCATCGCCTTCGACGGCGACGCCGACCGCTGCTTCGTGGTCGACGAGCGCGGCGAGCCGGTCTCCCCGTCGGCGATCACCGCGCTGGTCGCCGCCCGCGAGCTGGCGAAGAACGGCGGCAAGGGCGTGATCATCCACAACCTCATCACCTCCTGGTCGGTCCCGGAGGTCGTCGAGGAGAACGGCGGCACGCCCGCCCGCACCCGCGTGGGCCACTCCTTCATCAAGGCCGAGATGGCGAGGACCGGCGCGATCTTCGGCGGCGAGCACTCCGCGCACTACTACTTCAAGGACTTCTGGAACGCCGACACCGGCATGCTGGCCGCCCTGCACGTCCTCGCGGCCCTGGGCGGCCAGGACGGCCCCCTGTCGGCCCTCGTCGCCCAGTACGACCGCTATGCCGGTTCCGGCGAGATCAACTCCACGGTCGACGACCAGGCCGCCCGCCTCGCCGCCATCAGGTCGGCCTACGCCGGCCGCGCGGACGTCACCGTCGACGAACTCGACGGTCTCACCGTCACCGCCGCCGACTGGTGGTTCAACGTCCGCCCGTCCAACACCGAGCCGCTGCTGCGGCTGAACTCCGAGGCCCGTGACGAGGCGACGATGGCCAAGGTGCGGGACGAGGCACTGGCGATCATCCGGGGCTGAGGGGCCGTCCACCCCCGTCAAGGCGGCGTCCGGGCGTGCGGGCCCCGGCCCGACCCCGCCACGCCGCCCCCACCGGCGGTACCCTGACCAGGCACGTCCGTACGACCGCACCGACGCACCCACCCCGCCCGCCCGAAGGGAAACCCCATGCCGCTCGAAGCCGGCCTTCTGGAGATCCTCGCCTGCCCGGCCTGCCACGCCCCCCTCAAGGAGCAGGACACCGAGCTGGTCTGCACCGGGCAGGACTGCGGTCTGGCGTACCCCGTCCGCGACGGCATCCCCGTCCTGCTCGTCGACGAGGCCCGTCGCCCCGCGTGACGCAGACCCGTCCGGAAGAGGCCCAGCGCCTCGCCCGGACGGGCTCCGCTGTCCGCACGAAGACGACCCGGCGCTCGGTGCCCGATCGGGAGGCTGCCGCCCATGCTCGACGAATCGCTGCTCGACGCCCCGGAGGGGCTCGCCCAGGCCGACCGCCGCGGACTGCTCCGCGGTGCCGCCGAGGCCGGCGCCCGCGTCCGGACCGCCGCCCGGAACGCCGCCGAGGCCGGCGTGAGCGGCCTCAGGCCCGACGGCCGCCCCCGCGCCGTCCTGATCGCTGGCCCCGGCGCCGCCGCCACCCACGCGGCCGACCTGCTCGGCACGCTCGCAGGCGCGGGCAGCCCCGTGACCCGGCTGGCACCCACGGGCGTGGCCTCCGCCGCCGGAGCCCTGCGCTGGGAGCTGCCCGGCTGGGCAGGCTCCGTCGACCTGCTGCTGATCGCCACCCCGGACGGCACCGAGCCGAGCCTGTCCCTGCTCGCCGAGCAGGCCTACCGGCGCGGCTGCACGGTCGTCGCCGTGGCCCCGGCGGGGACCCCGCTCGCCGAGGCCCTCGAGGGCGCCCGCGGCCTGT from Streptomyces sp. 6-11-2 encodes:
- a CDS encoding phosphomannomutase/phosphoglucomutase, with protein sequence MAADLSQIVKAYDVRGVVPDQWDEPLAELFGAAFAEVTGADALVTGHDMRPSSPGLARAFARGAARHGADVTGIGLCSTDQLYYASGALDLPGAMFTASHNPARYNGIKMCRAGAAPVGQDSGLAEIRELVERWLASGAPEPAARQGTISRRDTLRDYAAYLRSLVDLDSLRPLKVVVDAGNGMGGHTVPTVFDGLSVDLVPMYFELDGTFPNHEANPLDPANLVDLQKRVRAEGADLGIAFDGDADRCFVVDERGEPVSPSAITALVAARELAKNGGKGVIIHNLITSWSVPEVVEENGGTPARTRVGHSFIKAEMARTGAIFGGEHSAHYYFKDFWNADTGMLAALHVLAALGGQDGPLSALVAQYDRYAGSGEINSTVDDQAARLAAIRSAYAGRADVTVDELDGLTVTAADWWFNVRPSNTEPLLRLNSEARDEATMAKVRDEALAIIRG
- a CDS encoding Trm112 family protein, producing MPLEAGLLEILACPACHAPLKEQDTELVCTGQDCGLAYPVRDGIPVLLVDEARRPA